The genomic DNA TCCCAGCGAATGGATCGGGTAATGAATTCTGCTTATCGATATCGATTGCGTCACGCCAGCTCCACCGTTGTCAAACCATCGCGGTGATCGATCCGCCGCACGATGATCGCGGGCGATTCGGGAGCGTCGAACAACGCCCGGGCCAGCGGGTTGATGAAGTGCGCCTCCAATTGATTGCGGACGCCGCGGCCGCCATTGGAAAGGTCGGCGAGACAAAGCTCTTGCAGCGAACGCCGCGCGGAATCTTCGATATCGATCGGCCGCCCGGTCGCGTTTTCGACCTGCCGCGAAATCCCGGCCAACATCATCTCGAAGATCTCGGCCGCAACATCCTCGCGAATGAAATCGAAGACGACGATATTCTCGCCGATCCGATTCAGAATCTCCGGCCGACCGATCTCCAGCTTAAAGAAACGATCGATCTCGCCGCGGACCTTCGCTTGCATCGACTGCAGGTCGTCGGCGGGTGTCGCGTTGGCGACACGTTTACCCCGATCATCGATCCGATACAGGCCGAGGTTAGACGTGAAGATAAGGAACGCTTCGGAGAAGTAGACACGTTCGCCTCGGCCCGACGTCAGCACGCCGTCGTCGAGGACTTGCAGGAATTTGTCGAGGATCCGCGGGTGGGCTTTTTCGATCTCATCGAACAAAACCACGCTGAATGGTTTCTCTCGGATCGCGTTGGTTAATTCACCGCCGCTGTCATAGCCGACGTAGCCCGGAGGCGCGCCGATCAATCGTTGGTCGGAATGTTCCGCCGCAAATTCGCTCATGTCGAAGCGGATGTAGGCACTCTCGTCGCCGAACAACAGTTCCGTCACGGTCTTCGCCAGTTCGGTCTTTCCGGTTCCGGTCGGGCCGGCCAGAAAAGCAACGCCCCGGGGGCGTCCCGATCGGCCTTCGTTGCCGGAGAGTCCGATCACCGATCGCTTGATGATGTCCAGCATCTTGGTGACCGCGTGATCCTGCCCCTTCAATCGACGAGCGACAAAGCTGTCGGCGTTTGCAATCTTTTCGCGATCCAGCTTGGCCCAAGGATTTTCGGTCACGCCCAGTTTGAAACGACGCACGCCATCGTCCAGGCGATCGATCGGGACCTCTTCGTTGCGACACAGTTCGGTGATCGAAATCATATCCAACAGCATCAAGCCGTGCGTCTGTTCGACCA from Rosistilla carotiformis includes the following:
- a CDS encoding AAA family ATPase codes for the protein MESPQALPRWALDLARFLPLKSQFLLSGNVRDRYPWAIANERYAPLPLTSFLAELLRSRGIAHVLAFDPLNGFSVPLVSGIDIAAEQKFFSDRFDLRWNDNLHSPASVARFFELFPDFVRSEPEPIAVLADFSSRYLVRPDLQTDDEHHWFTASLILSLDVAARPCGPDASTLFNPIVWIADQEGDLPPWFAVGNPRLRPITLPVPDRTTRGLIAKSLIPGIPGARQASEEQIAAAERSLVEQTHGLMLLDMISITELCRNEEVPIDRLDDGVRRFKLGVTENPWAKLDREKIANADSFVARRLKGQDHAVTKMLDIIKRSVIGLSGNEGRSGRPRGVAFLAGPTGTGKTELAKTVTELLFGDESAYIRFDMSEFAAEHSDQRLIGAPPGYVGYDSGGELTNAIREKPFSVVLFDEIEKAHPRILDKFLQVLDDGVLTSGRGERVYFSEAFLIFTSNLGLYRIDDRGKRVANATPADDLQSMQAKVRGEIDRFFKLEIGRPEILNRIGENIVVFDFIREDVAAEIFEMMLAGISRQVENATGRPIDIEDSARRSLQELCLADLSNGGRGVRNQLEAHFINPLARALFDAPESPAIIVRRIDHRDGLTTVELA